CGGCCTTCACCATGCAGCCCATGGAGCGGCTTGCGCAACTGGTGATCGTGCCGGTGGTGCAGGCGCAGTTTCGCGAGGTTGAGGAATTTGTGGCCTCCGACCGGGGTCGCAGGGGTTATGGCTCCACCGGTCGGCAATAGGTCGGCGCCGCTGAGGGTGCCAATTTGCAAGAAAGGATTCAAGAATGAAACAGGTTTTTCGACACGGCGCGACGGTGCTGGCTCTGCTGGCGGCTGGCGCGCTGGCCGGCTGCGCCGGCAACCAGCCCAGGGAATACGGCAACGCGCCGCATTACCGCGGCCAGGCCGCCCAGGTGCAGCAGCATTACCAGTCCGACCCTTATGGCACGCGCTATGGCACCGTGGTCGGCATCGAGTCTGAACACGTCGATCGCGGCACCAGCGGTGCGGGCGCGGTGGCCGGCGGCGTCGTGGGCGGCGTGCTGGGCAACCAGGTCGGCGGTGGCACGGGCCGCGCGCTGGCGACGATCGCCGGCGTGATCGGCGGCGCCGTGGCCGGCAATGCCATCGAAGGGCAGGCCAACCGCGGCAACAGCGGGCGTTACTACGTCACCGTGCGCTTTGATGACGGCAATCAGCAGGTCTTTGACGTGCCC
The DNA window shown above is from Comamonas sp. NLF-1-9 and carries:
- a CDS encoding glycine zipper 2TM domain-containing protein, coding for MKQVFRHGATVLALLAAGALAGCAGNQPREYGNAPHYRGQAAQVQQHYQSDPYGTRYGTVVGIESEHVDRGTSGAGAVAGGVVGGVLGNQVGGGTGRALATIAGVIGGAVAGNAIEGQANRGNSGRYYVTVRFDDGNQQVFDVPGVGDLRRGDRVRYYQGQISRL